The DNA sequence TTCCGAACCATATCAAAGCATTTGAGGTACATACTGATGCTTTTGACTTTGCTATTGGTGGCGTATTGATGCAAGAAGAACACCCCATTGCTTTTGAAAGCTGGAAGCTCAATGATACGAAGAGGAAGTACATGGTCCGAGAGAAAGAGATGATGGTCGTTATACATTGCCTTAGAACTTGGAGGCATTATTTGTTGGATGCCAAGTTCAAGGTGAAGACCGTCAAAAGAAGTTGACACCAAAGTAAGCAAGGTGGCAAAATGTTTCTTGCCGAGTTTGATTTCATGATGGAGCACAAACCTGGCAAGACAAATTGCGTGGCAGATGTGCTAAATAGGAGGGGTGAGCTCGCTTCCCTTTTTTCCCCGACTTTCCTTTTGGCAAGCAGCATCCAGAAAGGCTTGCAACACGATCCCCAAGCCAAGAACATTTTAGAGGCCATAAGTGGAGGCAAGACTCCCCGATTTTGGGTGAGAGATAGGGCTCTTATGACCAAGGGGAACATCTTTATGCGCCTAAGTGGCAAGGGCTACAGAAGGAGATTATGGAGGAGTGCCATGACTCACTTTGGGCGGGACATCCGAGACGCACCCAAGCACTCATTGAGAGGGTATATTATTGGCCTAGCATGCGAGATGACATTGAGCTATATGTGATAACTTGTCATGTGTGCCAACAAGACAAGGTAGAGTATGGTCGCACACCGGGACTTCTCCAACCTTCACCCACTTCGGAGAAACCATGGGAAAGCATTTCCATGGACTTCATTGTATGTTTGCCGAAGTCCAAAGGGTGTGACAGCGTCATGGTGATCGTGGACCAATTTAGCAAATATGGGGTCTTCATTCCCATACCCACCAAGTTCAATGCCAAAGATGCCATAAGATTGTTTCTCAAGCTGTAGTCAAGTATTGGGTCATCCCAAAAAGCATTATAAGTAACCAAGACACAAGATTTACGGGAAGGTTTTGGACTGAACTTTTCAAACTCATGGGGTCGAAACTCAACTTCTCTACGAGTTTCCATCCCCAAACCGATGAGCAATCCGAGAGGGTGAATGCCTTAGTGGAGCTCTATCTTCGTCATTATGTGAGTGCCAACCAACAAGATTGGGGTAAGCCCAGTCGAGGTGACCACGGGGAGGCAACCGGCCACACCACACCTTGGAGAGCGGCTACAAGGGTCCTAGTCAAACCGCCTTCAAGTTTGCCAAAAAGTGGCAAGAGAAGGCCAACATGGCAAGGCCCTACTTGGCCAAGGCctcaaagaagatgaagaagtggGCGAACATGAAGATAAGACATGTCGAGTTTGAAGAAGGTGATTTGGTGATGGTGAAGCTTCTTCAACACCAAACCCGAAGATTTTCCAAGGTGCATAAGGGCCTAGTACGGAGTATGAAGGGTTATTCCGAGTAAAGAGGAGAGTAGGCAAGGTGGCCTACCAATTAAAGCTGCCGACGCACTTGGAGATGCATTTTGTGTTCCATGTGAGTCTCCTAAAACCTTACCATGCTGATAAGGTGGAGCCAAGTCGAGGGGAGTCAAGGAGAGCGCCTACGGCAATAACAACATTTGAGGAACGGGATGTAGAGGAGATATTGTCTCATCACACCATTCGAAGACGAGGTGCGCATCCGAGCTACAAGGATTACTTGTGTCAAATGAAGGGGCTTGCCTATAAGTGAGGCAAGTTGGGAACCGGCTCTCAAGTTATAGAACCACCAGGATATTCTCAAGGCCTATGAAGACGATGCAACGTGAACTTCGCTGGATTGAGTGGAGGAGGATGTCACACCCCACATTTTTCTTCACCAACATTAGAGGAGTTAGAATGACATTTGTATATTTTGTCATGACATAATGGTAGGTAGAGAGCATTAGTGGGGATTGGTgggatatattatattattattgggtGGTAGGTGGTAGGTGGTACCAACCCCATTCATGTGAGCCCTTGGATCAAATTGATTCTAGCCATTAACTTGGTAGGTAAGGGCCTATATAAACCCTCCATGACAACTtgtaaaaacaaacaagcaagCTAGTTATAAGCTTTGATATAGAAGAAGAGTTTATCCTCATGTAGCTTGTTTATTTTGCTTGtgtttttgtatattttcattattgcttttacttgtttttacttttttgccaAGTTTACATTTTCATACTAGCAAGTTGTAATTCTCAAGtgaccaaagaagaaaaagtcgCCTTACTTCAGTTTGAACATTGAACAAACACTAGAACCTTGAATTTATACCGACCAAGGGCCGCATAGAACCCATGACACACATCAATGAGAACTGCATCAATTTATTCTATTTAGTCAAGACACATATAAATGATGCTTAACTTAGAAAGCTACAAAATAGTACACAAATGGCAAGAAGAGTCAAATTGTTAGATgataatttagaattaaaaattcGAATTGTGAGACTTGTGCTTAAAACCAAATTAATCATTTTCATTGATGCAAATGATGATTTATAAGTCTTTTATTAAAAGGGAGCAGGTCATTGGTCCCAATTTAGAGAAACGATTTAGAATGCTACTCATTCATGCAAAATCCAAACAGTGAATGGCTACCCCTCCAGCAAAAGCTTGGCATAGAATCTGGGAGAAAAGATTTCACAACATCATCTTTATAGCTAATCATCTCTACAAAAGACAGAGACTTTCAATACCTATGTTGATATTTGTTCATCCTCGGGCTCATCATCAAACGACTCGaactcaattataaaaaaacaaacaaacaaacataagatGCAGAGTGATTCGATGAAATTTTTAGTTTCTATGCGGATCGGGTTGTGGTTGTCAACACACGCTCTGCGAGATCCTCCACCACCACCCCCTACTTTATTTCAATCCAAAAATCCTCTCAAGATAAAGCCTTAATTGTACTCCTCTTCTTCATCGTAGTTCTAGTATCCACTTAGTTCATTATGGCTACCTGTGGAGGCTCGAGGCGCTTCTTTGAGAAGCCAATGCCGGAGGAATTCTTCGCTTTTTAGAGTCACCGCCTACATGGAATCATATCACAAACATAAAGCCGTTCGAAAACCAGTATTGGATCAATGATCGAACTCATGCTCGCCTAGTTATGGTGAGAACAATGGCAAGAAACCGACATTGGATCCTCCACCGGTTTGCCCAAGCATAAGCATCAGCTTTAGTCATCGACTCTTTGCACTCTGCACTCTGAAGGACTTGGGTCCGAGAGCTTTGATGGAGTACAGGACTCTATGAAGGGCTCTAATGATGATGACTGGAGTGGAAGTTGGATGATGGACAGGCAATCAAGGTGTTACTTAGAGGTGAAAGCAAGGAGCAATGGGAGCGGTTTTACGCCCCTCAATATCAACATTAGGTAAGAGTGGCAAGCCATGGATGTACTTCAAATCTTACAGGAATGATGGGAGGTTTGTCTTTGAGAGATGAGGATCCCTACACAAGAGTTGTTCCATGCTTCTCGTGAAGACGGGAGACTCAAACTCCAACTAGTTCATCAAGAAGATGAGGTCTATATGGAAGAAGAAAAACgatgaaggagatgaagaatcGGAGCACTCGATCATGTGGATGATGGCTAAATGATGGATAAAAGGATTCAGTTCTTGTACATGTTGATTGTTGTAAAATGTCTCTCTTCACCAAGATCTACTCGAAGGATGGAAAAGATATAGATTGAAGATAACAAGACAACACAGAGGTGAGTCATAAGATATAGATGTCAAAActttttgttgtatttcttgTTTTACGCACCATTCCCTTAGTATATTTTTGAAGCACTTCAAGGTCCTATGAGAATCATTCTCCCAAAAGTAAATTACGCAATTGAACTAAAACAAGTCACAAAGATTTTGTTTCGTGGGGATTAAGAAACACAAAACAGAACTAAAAGGAGATCGCCAAATATACCAACCAACAATGAAAATTGATTATTATGAAGTAGAGTGAATATAATATCTAGACCAAATGGGACACAATCAAAATTCAACTGCCATAGAATAAGCATATGATAGATATATCTTAAATATACCAAGATTTAGATCATTTGGACACTGCATGTCAAAGAGCATATTTAGAATTTGTGATTAACAAAGGCTTCTAAACATCATCATTTGAACAAAAATTCTCAAAGATACAAAGGACATTCCAACTTTCATCATTGTTTAAATAGAGATTACATAAATTGAATAAGGCATGTAAGTCTCGTGATTGCTTAGCAATAATCCTCTTAAAGAATCAGACAAAtgcaaatattgaaaaaattgcACATCggtactccctccgttcctttttatccgTCAtagttaaccgaatctcacgtaccaagaaatttagttattttacaaaattttataaaaaattagttatctttccaaaattaaccctaatttatatcttcacatttctctctcttatttaaTTTCAACAAGAGAGTTGAATATTAATgttaggggtaattttgaaaaaaaataataataaatacttcttgatgttagaaaatgacagataaaaaggaacatggacTTATGACACATAAAagggaacggagggagtacaACCTAACATAGTAAATACAATAAAGAAGAGGAATTTAAGATAAAGTTATAAGTTTTTAACATTATCAAACTATCAACTGACTTTTGCCACAAGGGGTTGTTCAAGATGTGAACCTTTTCAATATTTTCCATCATTATTCCTTTGACCTCTGTAGCCTGTGCTTTCAACTTAGACATCTTGCTGATCTCCTCAGGATGATTCATGCAATACAGCATCTGTTCCTTCAGTGTTGGACTGCATCCACAGGAACCAGATTTAGAAACCCCAAAGCACCACTACCTATGGAACAACAAAATTATAGTACTAGCATACCCAAATTCTCTATCCAGTTGGTATGCAATGCTAAATTTATCCTCAAGCAAAccatcatcttcctcatcagCAAGTGGGTGGGAACTGCTATCATTAATGATCCCCTCATACCGATGCATGAACTCATCCTTCACTCTCTGAAGGAACACAAAAGGGATACTCCTCCCAACTGATTCATCGGCCACAACAAGAAAGACTATAGAAACAAGGAAACAATTGGTCAGCAAGCTGCTACATCCATATAAGCAAAATCACAGATTAAGAACAGATGGAAGCTGAAAGAGAACTTCATACCAAATCCTCTGTCGACAAGAAAGTTGAAAGTGTGACCATCACATGAGTAAGTAAATCTGTTGCTATTTGGGGGTAACTTCTGCAAGCATTGCACAGCAATGGTGCTTAAATTTCCAGTGAAAGAAGTGTGCTCAGCCAGCACAACATTCCCCTTTGCAACAAAACTATATATCAACGTTTGCTTGCTCATTGCGCTATTATTAACCTATAGAGACAAAGCAATTCCACTGTAATATATATTCAATAGCTACTCAAATCAAGAACCAGTTCAACAAAAAATGCTTTAATCAGTATACATGAAACTCCAATTTTCAgttttataacaattaaaaggtaaattaaagggaaaagttaaaaataagagCATGATCAAACTTCCAACCCCCAAATCGCCACAAAGCTTCTTATCGACAGCTGAAAAGCTCTCATTAATGCATATCTAAACTAGATTTCCATTAAACATTTAAATCCTatgttaaactaaaaaaatataaaaaaattgtgtccCAAAGACCTAAATTTTTCCAAAGAACTTCAAATTTTCATCGATGTGACGATACATGATCCAGAAATTTAACAATTGGAAAGGAGAATACCAGAAGGGATCCAACAGCGGGTTCATACAAAATCCCAAGAATCACAAGAGAACGACGAAAAGCatagaaatatatatcaaaTCGAGATGAATTCTTCAAGACAAATGATTGATCCCAttgataaaaaagataaaaagaacaaagatcGAACCTCGGAGAACCCCAAAACCGATTGCTT is a window from the Dioscorea cayenensis subsp. rotundata cultivar TDr96_F1 unplaced genomic scaffold, TDr96_F1_v2_PseudoChromosome.rev07_lg8_w22 25.fasta BLBR01000349.1, whole genome shotgun sequence genome containing:
- the LOC120254118 gene encoding vesicle-associated membrane protein 727-like isoform X1 → MSKQTLIYSFVAKGNVVLAEHTSFTGNLSTIAVQCLQKLPPNSNRFTYSCDGHTFNFLVDRGFVFLVVADESVGRSIPFVFLQRVKDEFMHRYEGIINDSSSHPLADEEDDGLLEDKFSIAYQLDREFGPTLKEQMLYCMNHPEEISKMSKLKAQATEVKGIMMENIEKVHILNNPLWQKSVDSLIMLKTYNFILNSSSLLYLLC
- the LOC120254118 gene encoding vesicle-associated membrane protein 727-like isoform X2; translated protein: MSKQTLIYSFVAKGNVVLAEHTSFTGNLSTIAVQCLQKLPPNSNRFTYSCDGHTFNFLVDRGFVFLVVADESVGRSIPFVFLQRVKDEFMHRYEGIINDSSSHPLADEEDDGLLEDKFSIAYQLDREFGPTLKEQMLYCMNHPEEISKMSKLKAQATEVKGIMMENIEKGNLF